Genomic DNA from Sardina pilchardus chromosome 4, fSarPil1.1, whole genome shotgun sequence:
CATTAATATTAAATATTTCTTGAAAatgttgtcatatgagaatttgtggcccaaaagacaggaacatcAGGAGGTGTAGTTTTTGTactatgcagtgctgtcttttcctttctgtatcaCAATGGCagggtctgtcaacaaattacagtaaaaagaGTGAAAGCACCTACAAATTACAAAAATTGACATAAAAATGTTAGCCATTGTTTaacatgttcaaccattttgcatgtaaagacttaTGCCATGAACTgatgcctaaatgttgtgggggtgagaccattcagcagagaattgttcataataatttgcatggatgtaccaaaacatttgcaacttgctCAAATAAATGATCAACTTCTTTTTTGATatgcacaagtgacacaatgcTGTGAGGATTGaacagttttgagaatttcaattctgatctgagaaatgtaccaaagcgaccgagaaaaactgtaacagtgTCCCAACCCTTTGGAAACAGGGTTGTAGATATTTATTATGAAAGAGGCAAATCACAGTAAATTGTAGTCGAAATCATAAGACTAGGGTCAGGATTGTGCAACCAAAATGGGCCAAGTCTataatgtgttgtgtgctaTTTTTGTTAATTAATACAATGAACATTATATGGCGATAAATGCCTCTTTAAAAGACGATACAAAATAATATGAGGTGTCCCTGTTCTTTTTAACTTTGTCATTGGTCCCAAGGCTTTGTCTCTGGTGTAAATCGGGTTCATTGCTGGCCTGAAGGGAGAGGATCGGCCTGTCAGTGACCTGTCAGAGAGGGACTGGCATGTCTATTTAAGAAGAGGAGCCTTGCAGTAAGTACTGCTTTGGCTGATTCAGCTGACTTGTGACAACCACAGCTGTGCACAGGTGAGttcatctatctgtctgtgtctttgtctatctatctacagtatctatctatctaggccTATCTATCTAAGATGCTCAGTTGAGTGTTTAAATGATTGTGTATATATTAGGATTTGTTTACAGCAGGTGGCAGTGACGTCTCAAATCGGTGTTCTTGTGTAGTTGCAGCATAAAAAACAGCCTATACATCAAGGGATTCTCTTGACATTTCATTTACTAATGTAAATGTACCTACACAACATGAATGTCTGTAAGCTATGATGCTTTGGTTATGCAGAATATTTCCCTGTGATTTATTTGAGACTGACATCTGCCATTATCTTTGCAAATAATTTCATGGAAGATAGATCTTGTCATAACAGCACCCATTTAGCTGTAATATAAACATCATGTTAATATTATCAGTAATATTGATACCTGAAAATATGCCTGCTTGCACCACAAACATATTAGATGCCATTCATATAATGATACATTATATTAACTGAAAATATCATGCTATCATTACATGGTTACATCTGCCTTGTAACTGGTTAAACTATGTTTTAGGCCTATgttcagtcaggaccactttgtCAAGAAAAATAGTTTTATTTACTATTGCATGAAATACATTTTGGCGGTATGCTCTGTTCTGGGGCCCCCTCTGCCCTTCCATGTTCAACATGGAAAGCCCAAGGTAGGGAGAGCAGCAATAAACCCCTCATGGgttacagaacagaacaaacagcAATGACAAGACATTGATAATGATAAGTCAGAAGTATGAGGGGATTAAGGGGAGGAGATGGGTAGCAAAGTTACAGAAAAAGGCTTGGCCGGCTGCACtcagctggcaatcagctgAGCGGTTAGATTGACAGTCAGCCCGGCCATCCAGGGAAGCTAGCAAGACTCCAtgacctgcctgaactaacgctgtgctccgtttattttttattctagTGCGACACATAAAGAAACCGTAGACTGAATGCATGAACACATTGTTATAGGTCTtttattttgctatttgttCTTCTCTTGAAGCATTTCTGGAACATTCACGGAAGTTTAGGATTAAGCATCCAGCATCCAGCGTATAGAGTGTGCTCCACTTCAGATTCATCAGTAGGTTTTCTAAAATAACTTCATGATATTTTCCCATTGCATATGGAAACAATTGTACATAATGTTGTACTGTTTTATAGACTTAACTAATTCATTGCTATGAGGGCTTATGTTGTCAGTATGTTAAATATGGTATGAACTGTTTATGCCAGCCTAATCAGCTGCACTTAGACTTGGTAAAATATATACAAAAATAATTGTGTAGCCTgtataaaaaatatttaaatctTTCTTAAACTCCTTTGTTTTACTTTAGTGCATCCTGCTTCAAATGTAACGGGTAAGAGTTGACAATCTGTGGTTCTTCTAATATATTCATGAACACAATCATTGTGCATATTCTAACACATCTATGTCCATGTTTTTCTcagcattttttattttaagcaTTTTTCTGCTTGCTGGTAAGTGATTTTGAGACACATTGGCCATTAAGGAAATCAAATAAGATTGGGTGATTAGAATTAGGTGTTGGGGGAGATATCCATTGAAGCATTTTGCCCAGCATTATCAACACCATTAGATCTTTTCGCACAATGAGGCAATTAGGgcaaataaatatttgaatagTAGTCAGCGATGTTGTAGTTGTCTCAGACGGTGGTCAGATAAGCTGAAAaccattttctctttctctggcagGTATGATAGAAACAACAGCAGGTGAGAGCTTTTCAGTCATTTCATTTATCAGTTTTACAATTAAATTGATTATAGGTATATGGTGTATAAGAACATACTAATGCAGAATATTTCTCCAATTATAGGTCAGACAAATTACTCCGAAATAGGTAATTATGCTGATGGATATAAACACCCAGTGACCAGAACGTACCAGGAGATACAATTATTTCCCAACATTTGTATTTGTGAGGACTGTCCACTGCAGTGTTAATaataatcatttaaaaaaaagcttTGAAGTGCTACCAATGTATTCTATCAGTAGTGCTCCAGAAAATATGTTAATGTGTCTGTTAATCTCTAACAGAAATGGAGGTAACCTGCACAGAAACCACTATGCAAATTGTGCTGATACAGTCTAAGCTGAAAGAACGTCTGCTGAGAATTGGCGATTCCAACTGCACTCTGTTGTCAAACGGGACTCACCTGTTAGCCAACGTGTCCCTCGATGACTGCGGTACAGAAATGGAGGTGAGACTTCACACCCTCAAGCCATATTAGAGGCCCGCTCGGATTGTTAGAATTCCAAGATGATGCTTAAATGCAAATAAGCACACCATATAAATCAAGATAGAATTAGAAGAAAGTTTAGATTAGATGTTTAGCTCAGGTATTTTTGCTAAAGCAACTTATTTAGTCAACAAAATACACTAAACTACATTGGATACCTTTAAGCTTTAACTGAACATTCTACAGAAGAAATAAGATAACAAGATCAGTCTAGAGCAGCTAATAGCTGCCAGGCCTTGTTTGGGAGGGTCTCAGATTAATGACCATTCTTTTCTTGTTGTTTACAATGATAGGCCTAAAGGGGCTATGTGATTAGGAATTGATAGGAAGAGCCAAATTCAAAATGCTTCAAATTTCTGGGGggttttattacattattaacaTTTCTCCAGTTCTGTTATTTTGTGCTGGTTCTTATCATTTCATCTGCCACTGTGGATTCTTTGCCTCTAATATTTTGCTCCCCATATCTGTTTTTAAGGATGATGGAGAATATATCATCTTTTCCAATGATGTGGTGTCATTCAATGATACCACTTCTCTCGTAGTCAGGCAACCTTTGGTGGATATTGCATTTGCTTGCAAGTATCCCAAATGGAATAATGTGACTATTGAATTCAATGGTCACAGGCCACCGGTCAATTTCACGCAGAAAGGCTTTGGTGAATTCACATTGCAGTTTGAATTCTTCAAGTCAAAGGCATACAGTCAAGTAGAGGATCCAACCACCTACCCTCTGGAGTTCACCCTGGGAGAGATGATGTACATGCAGATCGAGTCCATCTCTTCTATTCCCAACACCGATTTGGTGGCAGTCGATTGTAACGCTGCTCCTTCTGTTGTTCCTGCCGATCAACGCAAATATCAGATTCTTAAAGACGGGTAAGACCAGCTGTGATCTGAAGGTTTATGAGGAATCATGCAGGTGCAAGATCTACTAAGAGTTACAGTAACAAGGTCTGACATCCACAAATTAGATTCGTTTTGCATCAAATATAAATTACTTACAAAATGATAAATTATATGAAGTAAAATGACTCATtcatactgaaaaaaaaatgacattgcTTGAAAGTTGACATAAATGTTTAAGTGATAACCCTTAAGCCATGTTTCACCAAACCACATTTGAATAGGGTCTGGGCACTCTCCATTGCAGACTGTTTTCAGTCGTTGCATGCCAATGGGTGTGTCGGTTAATTCTGAAACCATTGGTTTCTAAACTATATTTTCTGATCTGAACTGAAAGCAACAGCTGGCTACCATTATGCTGCTATTTTACAGATGTAAAGAGGATGAAACTGTGGAGATCTATACCAATGGCAATCACTCAAAGGTCCAATTTGCAATGAAGGCTTTCAAGTTTATTGGCATCCACGATCAGGTACTGATCATAGCTCATTGTGATGTAAATGTACGGTCAGTTATTGTCCTCTCTTGGTTCTCGTGATTAAGCCATGTcctctgtgtgcaggtgttcaTCACCTGCTCCACCGTCCTCTGTAAGGCCGGCATACAGGACAGCAGGTGCTCTCAAGGCTGTGTTGAATCACGTGCCAAGAGGGAAGCTCCCAAACtgactgatgatgatgaggatgctTATCTTGCCCCCACTGAGGAGCACGAGAGCGAGTATTCTTTCCAACCTGTTAGCCAGATTTCCTTCTTCACTGAGCTCAACAGGCGCAAGAGGGACGCCCCCTTCGAGACCTCACGTCACTTCATCTCCCAGGGTCCTTTGCGTCTTAGGACCCAGCGAAGCGTGCCCACCCAAGGTAATGTAGTCAGAGATCACTTGACCAGTGATACGAAGGGTAGCAATGAGTTAATTAGAAATCCTTATCTGGATAATAACACATGATAATGTAAAACAAAACCTCAGTATCAGTGTCAGCATGATTTTTGGCTCAGTTGGACAGAATGACAGCTGTCCTTTGTGCAACATGATTTGTACTATTTGTATGATaaagtacagtacaaaatgagTTGTGAGGCTGGCGAAGGATGTGCTCACAGCTGTGACTCGACCTGAGAGGCAGGACGCCAGAGGCAGAGTGCAGCAGATACAATCACAAAGTGTCTAATCAGAAATCAATCAATTGTTCTACTAGAACTACTGTAACTGTGAACGATCATGGCTACATTAATCATCTCAGAGAAGTGGTGTTCCCTGTGGAGGTTGTCATTTTATGATAGACCGTTATTAGCAGCTcagctttgtttgtttacatcgAATTTCACTTTTTAAGTTTTAAGTGCTGAAAATGTTTTAACTCTTGTTAAGTTTACCCATTTAAATTCAAATCCTCTGATGAGTCAGTCCTCTGAAAACGTTCCTCTTTCTGTTGTACAGAGGCCCAACATTTGGACCCAAACCTAGAGATAATCCTTGGAGCTTGCCTGGTCGCTGTTGCCCTGGTTTGTGGAGTGATCATCTACAGTGCAAGGACGTTAAAGGCTTCATATCAAAGGATGGTTTAAAAAGGTCAaaatgtgtttctgtttatAAATTGCTACCACTTGTTACACAGCTTGTATCTGGTTGATTTGCAAGGAATGCCAGTTTAAGTCATGACTAAGGTGCCCTCTAATTCTCAGTGGCTTTGCCTTATACCTCTTATCTCAACTGTAAGTCTCACTACGACAAATTAAAGAATGTAGTTTTCTTCTCAATGTTATGACCTTAAATTATTCTGAATTGGGTTGGATTTTAGAGCATTATCTTGGTGTCAGgtattataatatattatgaTATGATATTCACAATAATTTACAGTAGATAGCAGTAGCCTGTATGAATATTTGATTGGAAGTTTAGAACAGAACATTGGGTAAAGAATGTGTATGCTAAATTGTCATTAAATAAATTACCTTTACATTTTAAtggtgaaataaaaaaaaattggaaaTTTGAACTTCCTTGTATTTCCTACATTTTTTTTGGTGGAAAAACATTGAGTTATATGGGGTTGCACTAGGCACAGGTAATTGCTGAGTTGCCCAGAAAAAGGACCAAAGCAGGGATTTACTAAGATTTATGCATAGGTTTGgtcttttttcagatttttttttgcagaggGTCACCTGTCAgtcactgggtgatttgacacggaatgatcCTGCTGCCATTCATCAGCTCGAACCAGTTTGGCCATTCTTCTTTGACATCTGGCATCAACATTTTAGAACCGCCGCACACTATGCCGTTCAGCTGCAGGAgcaacagctgtttttttttcataccgaCAGTACCTTGACTAAATGGAGATCTACCGGTATAACActcactagcctgggtgttcccatcctgccttgcgcagtgatttcattctgtctggaaactaccgccctaatttctgcctgagataggggaccaatcacagagcagggaggaaagcaagacaatgatgagctatgcacagacgcatttgatagacatccgtggcgtcCAATGAAcgcatctgggcatttttttcaaatgaacgtctggttgccagaccatgtctcatttgagaagtggtaggcgctagccaggctaaacaCTCACTACTAGATTTCCCCTTTAATCCTCAACAACTGCTCAGTACCAACAACAaggctataggcctagcctactgtataacacATTAATAATTAATGCAACAATGACACCCTCTGGTAATTTTCCATGGAGTTATACCGGTATAGAGAGAGCTTTTGATTGAAGTAGGCCTAAGTGAAGTTTTTTGAATAGGGAAATACAGCAAGGAAACATCTTTTCACCCAGAGGTTCCAGGCTCCCAGGGGAGCGGAGCAGGGTGGTAGTAGCCTATAAGTacaagtatactgtatatcctttttcgatcccgtgagggaaattcattctctgcatttaacccaattagtgGTGAAGGGTACAtggcgggtcaaccaagcgcttggagaaaccgtgtaggCACAgactcttggtcagactaaagtctcgcagagcctttcaagtcgatggcaatcaggctatcGGTGCGGGGTTCATCCTCATCACTTGTTGCGCTGCTGGGTATATTAAATGAAACTGAGCATACCCGTCTTGGTGGACGAGTGTGTCGTTGCCACGAATACActtgtggtgaagggtatgtgatgatgtggggctatcttaattccgaAGGCCAAGGGGAGTTTATCAGGGGGCATAGtgtcctagatccatgaaataacaagcatttgaaaaataatttaaaagaaaatctgcctgcctctatgggaaatTTAACACAGGGTTAGGCATTCtccaataggcctacttatgacccctgtattttaaggaaaacatttatttatttatgatacattactcattcacaaagaaaattgatgtccttaaaggttggatatttcctcattttttcatttatggcattaagatcaatttccaaaagattacTTTATTTAGTCAACTTTATAGGATGTTCCAATATGGAGGGGAATGTAGGCTATaccgtagatagatagatagatagatagagagatagatagccTATTATTTGAAATTATAtctttaaatgtaaatgtgtccCTTGTCCCTTCTATTGTTTCTCTTATTCTCTTATTAATGCACGATTATTTCCTGTAAACTCGTCGTCTGTAAATGAGGGAAACCAAACCTCAATTCCCTACGAGTAGCCTAAATACatttttgaactgaactgaactggcaTACCAGTTTTCTGTTCGTTGGCTGTCAACAAGCACCTTTGGTTGTTCCAAAATGTAAGCCTACCGTGCACGACTAATGTCCGGCTCTTGGTCATCTTGGGGTGAGTAGCTTGTACCAAAGCCATTGGCTTGTACTTGCTTGGGGTCGGCAACCCGTAGCTCCGCATGCGGCTCTAGTACACCCCTGGTGGCTTCCTGGAGCGTCTTCAAACATTTATGGAAATTAATGGAAgatatatttttgttttaatatggttacTGTAGGTTTAGGAGGACAAATATTCTTAACGTGTCTAATGCTGTAAAAATGTACATaataaatattacatttcaacaTTTGTCAACGGAGATTTGATAGTCTGCGACACATTTCACggcggcgccgtgccaggcAGATG
This window encodes:
- the LOC134077990 gene encoding CUB and zona pellucida-like domain-containing protein 1; the protein is MKAFKFIGIHDQVFITCSTVLCKAGIQDSRCSQGCVESRAKREAPKLTDDDEDAYLAPTEEHESEYSFQPVSQISFFTELNRRKRDAPFETSRHFISQGPLRLRTQRSVPTQG